DNA from Eucalyptus grandis isolate ANBG69807.140 chromosome 5, ASM1654582v1, whole genome shotgun sequence:
TAATTTTAGTGATTAAACTTCAAGAAGAATCCTGATCCTTGTTTGAGTTTCAAAGTCAATCTTCACCAAAAACTTGGTAGTCATCTTGCATGATTTTGTTGGCTGCATCGGGCTTAGTGGATGTTTTGATTGTCTCATACTCAACTCTAAGAATGGGAATCCAATTAAAATACTATGTACAAGATCTTTGTGTCCTTGCTGTCAAATGGGTACTcatttggcaaaagaaaaataatttgtagCAATATTTCATGTTTGGAGATAATAAAATTAGTTGAATTTGAAGTATCTTTATGATTAGTTATTATCTAACAATTAATTTACATATGTCATGGAATACCAATCTCAAACATTATATCAGATTTTATGATTCCATTGGATGAAAATCACGATCCACAATCcaaagatttatttttttttttaattcatgacTCACATTTCCATGTGACCACTTAGGTGAGGCTACCTACTTAACagttaattaataaataaatattgttcTGGGTTCAAAGTTCAAACTGCGAAACACAAATTGACTCATGCAATCTATCTAACTAAACAATAGAGCCAACTTGATCAACAACCTGACCTATCATGACCTGTTTATATTTAGTTCAGTAAGTTCtctaataaaaaatcatacatGAATTTGGTTTCCATAGTCAttacaaattaaaatttgatcacactatataaatataaaatttcatgtaaACCTAGGATTTTGTAAGCTTACAACtagtttcttttcaaatttatttgacATTGATGAAGATATGCATATGGTACATATGTCATGTTGGTCATGTCTAGATAGAATGACCCATTCAATTCAATCTAATTAGTTAAACGGGTTATTCATCTCTTGCCTATTTAACAAATGGGTCATGTTCAAttagaatttttcattaaaatcttTTGTTAATCTTATCCTGCTCAAATTGACCTATCTACCAATCCATTGTTAACTTGACATTGAGAGACATGACTAATAAAAATGGAGTGCCATCTCTATTAGCAGCTGAATGTTCAGTCAGTTTGCTGTTTGCATTGCATCATGCAGATTTTGAGCAATCAGAATCTTTCCCAAGAGAGACTAGAGAACACGTTCTGATGATAAAGGAATGTTGTAGGAGGAATCTTTAGTTGAGAAGTAATGAGGGTAATGTTCAAGTAACAACATAGAAAACTTACTTTACATCATGCAGTAAAACTGTACCGTCTTCAAGTCCCAAGACAACAACCTTGCATCAGGACACCAGCATAATGATGTTATATATTTATCTAGAACAGATTAGAATGATTAAGAGAAGCCAGTATTGACGACACACATTGAAATGTGCAAAGAAAGTGAATTCATTataaacgagagagagagagagagagagagagagagagagagagagtattttcttcccaataaaataaacagaagaagaggaaagaggacaGACATTAACCAACAAAAtgttaatcaaaatttatgaagtGAGGCAAAATGTCATAACTGTACAAAATAACTGAGAGGGATATTAGTCACTCGATATGGGATTTATTTGGGCTAGTAGGTCATCTAAAGCAAGGGAGTCTATATCTTGTTGGCAGCCTCCAATCCAATATCATCAAAAAACAAATCTTGTTGTTCAATTATGGAACCTCAAGGTGAAGTGGATGCACGAAAGCTTACTTCAGGCGAGGATTACAAGTGTAATAGTATTTACAACTCGGGATCTTAAGAGAAACCATTCAAGGATTGGCTCAAGTACTATAGTGCACTCAAAACATTCTCCATATCCAGAAGACAATATGACAAGCGAAGCATTGAGATGTTTCTGGAGAAAAAAATCTCCTTTCTAAAATTTTCCAGTGAGAATAGACATCAAGAACTACTAAGGCTAGGCATCTAATCCTAAGTTTTTACAAATTTGAATTACCAAAAGATTAAGTCATATAAGAACCCAACATACTTGGATGCAGCTCCCCTGACCCTCCTAGTCTCTTTGCTTTCTCCAATTTCTCCCTCCATCCCACTCGACCAGATTGTCATATAAGTATGCAGCACAGCTCGAGATATATcctattcaaaaattaaaatttcccCCAGCGAActtaattaatcaaaatgatgtGACGAAATGCCGTGCAATAATGACAAGAAGATAAATAAAACTTCAAGCAATACGAAATGTGAGAAACTTTCTGCCTATAGTCTATATTTGAATATCCAATAAATCTCTCCTTGTAGGGCACGCTCAGTCAGTAAAAGAATGCTCAATCAGTAAAAGAAAAGGCGTCAAGAGTAAGATCTTTTTAGATGCCTAATGACATTTAGATGGTATTCAGCAGTGGCTAAACCTGCGAACTCCAAGTGGGCATCAAGCATTTATGCGTCCGACATAGCCGGTCTATCTAGCATAAATGGCATTCCCTCTGATTcatgttaattattttcatgGACACTTGAACTGGTGTACAAAGAAGGGCAACAAGATGGCCATACAGGAGTATGGTACGCTTGTGGTCAGTGTAGATGACTGTCCACTAGGCTATGGAAAAAATCTCTCCCAAGGCAACAACCTGGTCGAGAAGTAGAGAAGAATCTATTGCACCTAGAGATAAAATCCCTTCATTCAACTAATAGCAGCTTGGAATTCTTTACTCGCAACTAAGTCATCTCTAGATTTCCATTCCCATCGCCATCATTCACTCTTCGTTTCTACGTAAAAAAGACCAACTCATTGGTTCGACGTCACACTCTCATTTAGACTTCCAAGCACCTGATACCTCTATATTCGTCCAATTCTCTATCGAACACGATTCGAGTTAGATTGACAATTACAGTGTTTCCTCTCGGGAAAAGGAAGCATAGCACATTTAGGAAAAGCGAAAGAAGTAGAACGAGATAAGGCCAATAACTCAAAGGGCAAACACAGCAAGCCATCGTTGAATCGAAGCAATACCCAGGAGAGATTGTCCACAGGCTCTGCCAATTGAAGCGATGAAGCACCCACCTTCGAGTCATCCGTGACCATCGCCAGCAAATCCTTCTCCGGATTCCACTCACCCCCTCTTCGCCCATTAGGTCGCGAAAGAACGCCGGGCGGAAGCCGAACCTGAGAAGCCAGGCGGTTTGTCGAACTGAAGCTGAAACGGAGGCACACGCTGCGACCCTGCCTCGTCTCCATAGCTAGAAAGCTCTGCTGGAGTAAGAacaaggaaggaggagagaggtgGGAATCGGGCCGTAAAGGGCCGCCGCGGGATCAACTGGGCCGGGCCGGACTTTATAGCCTTGCCAAACAACGCCCCGAAGGGCCCTTTCAGGCCCAATGAGACATCACATTGATGCGAATGTGGTGGATTAGTTATTGAAACGTAATTTCGAAAAAGCGGTGCGACCATCCTCATTTACTcttggattaaaaaaagaatatgctAATGAATTATTCAAATCAGCATCTTATAGATAACAAACACTCATGCCTGCTTAAATATCGAGATGATGGGCCAAGCTCTGTAAAAATCGAACCAATTTTGAACATACCAATCAGTTGGCCTTCCAAAATCATCACCTCTAATAAAAAAGTTCAACTCCACTTGAATCAAGAATTGATACTTCCATTACCAGCTGCCTTGTCATACCAAAAAACCCTCTCAAACAAAATGACAGGACAGCAAAGAGGACTCGAAATCTCCAAGGGGAAACCCTCATCAAGTGCATACCAAAAGTAGCGATTGACCACAATTTCTCTCAAGTTTTCGAACAAAGTATGAACTTTCGCTTCAAATTGTGGTATTCCTCCAACCTAAGGCACTCAAGAACAGGACTGCCCTTCAACATGTCATGCATCACCTTATCCGTGATCTCCGAGCTGCATATGGACAGAACTTGAGATTATTTGCAGCTTCACCAACGAAGAGCATCCACAAAGGAGCAGTGGT
Protein-coding regions in this window:
- the LOC108956919 gene encoding uncharacterized protein LOC108956919, coding for METRQGRSVCLRFSFSSTNRLASQVRLPPGVLSRPNGRRGGEWNPEKDLLAMVTDDSKDISRAVLHTYMTIWSSGMEGEIGESKETRRVRGAASKLLSWDLKTVQFYCMM